From Pseudobdellovibrio exovorus JSS, a single genomic window includes:
- the argS gene encoding arginine--tRNA ligase, protein MSQRKNQSLMHEPLRLSLTAPIQNALEKMGLPQVSTSAIYNALVEPPNADMGHLALGCFIFAKELKKSPAVVATDLKQQLGTVNGVSSVEAAGPYLNIKFDASILSQHTVRAALGGEFFARKLVEDSVKIMIEYSQPNTHKELHVGHMRNLCLGDSLVRLSRRSFGEQQVISSTFPGDVGTHVAKCLWYIKNYISSEEFEQRRQDSHRGEWLGRMYSTANLKLEDEANDPVLFEKNKAQLTAILKQLEAHQGEYFDLWKETREWSIELMNKVYDWANVKFDRWYWESEVDADSVKTVKRYLAEGKLQESQGAIGLDFSEQNLGFCMLLKSDGTGLYATKDVELARRKFEDFKIDRSIYVVDMRQALHFKQVFKALEVLGFEQAKDCYHLQYNFVELPDGAMSSRKGNIVPLTDLVEKMKAHVKQEYLNRYVNEWPSDEIETVADVVAQGAIKYGMLRQDTNKKIVFEMGEWLKLDGESGPFIQYSYARINSLIKKQTQNSLGALTSGSAKDMAFDGRLLVHASETKLMQHLMNFNGVVLSAAENYKPALLCTYLYETAKKFNIFYHDCPVLKAETPELIQSRIALTAATGLVLKQGLSLLGIPVPERM, encoded by the coding sequence ATGTCACAAAGAAAAAATCAATCGTTAATGCACGAACCGCTACGCCTCAGTTTAACTGCGCCTATCCAAAATGCGTTGGAAAAAATGGGACTACCCCAAGTTTCGACATCGGCTATTTACAATGCATTAGTGGAACCACCGAATGCGGACATGGGGCATTTGGCTTTGGGGTGTTTTATCTTTGCGAAAGAGCTGAAAAAATCTCCGGCGGTTGTTGCGACGGATTTGAAACAACAACTCGGAACAGTCAACGGAGTGAGCTCGGTTGAGGCCGCAGGTCCCTATTTGAATATCAAATTTGATGCCTCAATCTTATCGCAACACACAGTGCGTGCCGCTTTGGGCGGAGAATTCTTTGCGCGCAAACTTGTGGAAGATTCCGTGAAAATCATGATTGAGTACTCGCAGCCCAATACGCATAAAGAGTTGCATGTGGGGCATATGCGGAATCTCTGTTTAGGGGATTCATTGGTACGTCTGTCTCGTCGTAGTTTTGGCGAGCAGCAAGTGATCAGTTCTACTTTTCCCGGAGATGTGGGCACACATGTGGCTAAGTGCCTATGGTATATCAAAAATTACATTTCATCTGAAGAGTTTGAGCAACGTCGTCAAGATTCCCATCGCGGTGAGTGGTTGGGACGCATGTACTCCACAGCCAATTTAAAATTAGAAGATGAAGCTAATGATCCTGTTCTCTTTGAAAAAAACAAGGCTCAGTTAACCGCGATTTTAAAACAACTAGAAGCTCATCAAGGTGAGTACTTCGATTTATGGAAAGAAACTCGTGAGTGGTCGATTGAGCTGATGAATAAGGTTTATGATTGGGCCAATGTAAAATTTGATCGTTGGTATTGGGAATCCGAAGTTGATGCGGACTCTGTGAAAACAGTAAAACGCTATTTAGCTGAAGGAAAGTTGCAAGAATCCCAAGGCGCTATTGGGTTAGATTTTTCAGAACAGAATTTAGGTTTTTGTATGCTACTAAAATCCGATGGAACCGGATTGTACGCAACAAAGGATGTTGAGCTAGCTCGCCGTAAATTTGAAGATTTTAAAATTGATAGATCCATTTATGTTGTGGACATGAGGCAAGCTCTGCATTTCAAACAAGTCTTTAAAGCTTTAGAAGTGCTGGGTTTCGAACAGGCAAAAGACTGTTATCATCTTCAGTACAATTTTGTGGAGTTACCGGATGGCGCGATGAGTTCTAGAAAAGGGAATATCGTACCACTAACGGACTTAGTTGAAAAAATGAAAGCCCACGTTAAGCAAGAGTACTTAAATCGCTATGTAAATGAATGGCCAAGTGACGAGATCGAAACGGTGGCAGATGTCGTGGCTCAAGGGGCTATTAAGTACGGGATGCTTCGTCAGGATACGAATAAAAAAATCGTGTTTGAAATGGGCGAATGGCTAAAGTTAGATGGGGAGTCGGGACCCTTTATTCAGTATTCGTATGCGCGAATCAATTCGTTAATTAAAAAACAGACACAAAATTCTTTGGGTGCTCTAACGTCAGGAAGTGCGAAAGATATGGCCTTTGATGGTCGTTTGCTTGTGCATGCTTCAGAAACAAAGCTGATGCAGCATTTGATGAACTTCAACGGAGTGGTGTTATCGGCGGCTGAAAATTACAAACCGGCTTTGCTCTGCACGTATTTGTACGAAACGGCTAAGAAATTTAATATTTTCTACCATGACTGCCCTGTATTAAAAGCTGAAACACCAGAGCTGATTCAGTCCCGCATTGCTTTAACGGCAGCTACGGGACTTGTATTGAAGCAGGGATTAAGTCTTCTTGGAATTCCTGTTCCAGAACGTATGTAA
- a CDS encoding response regulator transcription factor: protein MQIHIVEDDPVLARGLQVNLELEGHQVVVSHNIKSAIEVMNTRGADFVILDLGLPDGSGFDFLKNIREVNNQTPVIILTAQTDEDSVIKGLQLGANDYMKKPYSFRELLARMHVILRKPIGAQNTVSFDQLSLNKDARMAKFGEYTIELNRREFDILAYFVQRAEMIVTREALVLNLDKDSEIFDRTIDSHISHLRKKFRKVGVNSIRIASVYGLGYRLEKVSDRSGERNSVT, encoded by the coding sequence ATGCAGATTCATATTGTGGAAGATGATCCGGTACTCGCACGAGGACTGCAGGTGAATTTAGAACTAGAGGGTCACCAAGTTGTCGTCAGTCATAATATCAAAAGTGCCATCGAGGTGATGAATACACGTGGTGCGGACTTTGTCATTCTGGATCTAGGATTGCCCGATGGATCTGGTTTTGATTTTTTGAAAAATATTCGCGAAGTGAATAACCAAACACCTGTTATTATTTTAACAGCACAAACAGACGAAGATTCGGTGATTAAAGGTCTACAACTCGGGGCGAATGATTATATGAAAAAGCCCTACAGTTTTCGTGAGTTACTGGCGCGTATGCATGTGATTTTGCGCAAGCCAATAGGGGCGCAAAATACAGTTTCATTTGATCAACTCTCTTTAAATAAAGATGCACGTATGGCTAAGTTTGGTGAATACACAATCGAATTGAATCGACGGGAATTTGATATTCTAGCTTATTTTGTTCAAAGAGCCGAAATGATTGTGACTCGTGAAGCTCTGGTATTGAATCTAGATAAAGACAGCGAAATTTTTGACCGCACTATTGATTCCCATATCAGTCATTTACGTAAAAAATTTCGCAAGGTGGGCGTCAATAGTATTAGAATTGCTTCGGTCTATGGACTTGGTTATCGCTTAGAGAAAGTCAGTGATCGCTCTGGCGAAAGAAATTCGGTGACTTAG